Proteins co-encoded in one Papaver somniferum cultivar HN1 chromosome 5, ASM357369v1, whole genome shotgun sequence genomic window:
- the LOC113279117 gene encoding uncharacterized protein LOC113279117, producing MRRIAPELQEAVESELKKLQVAGIIRKAQYPQWISNMVIVPKMNGGVRICIDFSDLNNVFPKDSFPLPGIDQLVESIVGYKAITLMDGYSGYNQIPLAPEDQEHTSFFRPRGLYCYTKIPFGLRNAGATYQRLVEDMFEDKIHNTIEVYMDNMLVKSKVTANHIDDLREIFQTMRKYKMRVNSAKCTFWVTSSKFLGYIITDKGIESDPKNIRVVLEMSSPVTIKDVQWLNGNLAVLGRFNSRSPDKLLKTPEPDEVLTLYLGATSSAISAVLVKNVGAEEKHVYFISKTMNPAEKNYTRIEQLILSLVFATQKLRTYFQTHRIRVLTKSSIESLLDNAARSGRISKWSAQIKQFDIFYEMRTAVKAQAVADFLADFSLDDEDEIEDIPGMEEDREDPSDLLETCSPTRWEVFVDGSSNKDGSGLGLVFTTPKGKKMFHSFRLEFKATNNVTEYKAVIHALRIIVEMGIHDVRLTSDSQLVIRQINGKYAIHDPVLQKYWELAQFYIGQIPNIKFRHICRKDNRHSDALAYIASMLTDSSIEGIRVMRILMPSVPEPVDTKAYIEVTTADKYKDGDWQKPIHQYLEMGEFPKGRPEINKIKSKAAAHELRDGVLYRKSYLGPLLRCLRKEDGNSILNELHYGVADNHSSARSLATRAKTMGYFWPYMNEDTKHMALICDECQKFGKKIHAPAVTLINPWPFAKWGINVGPLHVGSGQRKYLIVATDYFTKWVEDAPLRHIRDKDIFRFIWEHIICRFGVPAAIVSDNGKLLQGKNIDLFFNTYNIRKVRQ from the exons ATGCGGAGAATTGCACCCGAGTTGCAAGAAGCGGTAGAGTCCGAGTTAAAGAAACTACAAGTAGCTGGGATCATTCGAAAGGCTCAATATCCGcaatggatatctaacatggtgataGTCCCTAAAATGAATGGAGGGGTCAGAATCTGCATCGACTTCAGCGACTtgaataatgttttcccaaaggACAGCTTTCCCCTCCCCGGCATCGATCAACTGGTAGAATCTATAGTTGGGTACAAGGCTATAACGTTAATGGATGGATACTCGGGATATAATCAGATTCCCCTGGCTCCAGAGGATCAAGAACATACGTCTTTCTTCAGACCCAGAGGGTTATATTGCTACACTAAAATCCCATTCGGGTTGAGGAACGCCGGCGCCACTTATCAAAGGTTGGTGGAGGACATGTTCGAGGACAAAATACACAACACCATCGAGGTTTATATGGACAATATGTTAGTTAAAAGCAAAGTGACAGCCAACCATATTGACGATCTTAGGGAAATATTTCAAACCATGAGAAAATATAAGATGCGAGTAAACTCGGCCAAATGCACTTTTTGGGTTACCTCGAGTAAGTTTCTGGGATACATAATCACTGATAAAGGTATAGAATCCGACCCGAAAAATATTAGAGTTGTGTTGGAAATGTCGTCCCCGgtgacaataaaagatgtacagtgGTTAAATGGAAACTTGGCAGTGTTAGGGCGATTCAATTCACGGTCCCCGGATAAat TGTTGAAAACACCCGAGCCCGATGAAGTGCTTACCCTATATCTCGGGGCAACAAGTTCTGCCATAAGTGCAGTCTTAGTCAAAAATGTGGGGGCAGAAGAGAAGCATGTGTACTTCATAAGCAAAACCATGAACCCAGCGGAGAAGAACTACACCAGAATTGAGCAATTGATACTATCCTTAGTATTTGCAACACAAAAACTTCGAACGTACTTCCAAACTCACAGAATTCGAGTGCTTACGAAGTCTTCCATAGAATCATTGCTCGACAATGCAGCGAGGTCGGGACGGATCTCTAAGTGGAGTGCACAAATCAAACAGTTCGATATCTTCTATGAGATGAGGACGGCAGTAAAGGCACAAGCAGTGGCCGACTTTCTGGCAGATTTCTCTTTAGACGATGAGGACGAAATTGAAGACATTCCGGGCATGGAAGAAGACCGAGAAGATCCCTCCGACCTCCTTGAAACTTGCAGTCCGAcgcgatgggaagtcttcgtcgacgggtCGTCCAATAAAGACGGGTCGGGTCTAGGGCTAGTTTTCACCACACCAAAGGGGAAGAAGATGTTTCACTCCTTTAGGCTTGAATTTAAGGCAACAAACAATGTCACCGAGTACAAGGCCGTGATACATGCTTTAAGGATTATAGTAGAAATGGGGATTCACGACGTGAGACTGACTAGTGATTCTCAGCTGGTCATTAGGCAGATCAATGGGAAGTATGCTATACATGACCCAGTATTGCAGAAGTATTGGGAGCTCGCCCAATTTTATATCGGCCAGataccaaacatcaaattccgacacatCTGCAGAAAAGATAATCGACATTCAGATGCACTGGCATACATCGCCTCCATGCTAACAGACTCGAGCATTGAAGGCATCAGAGTCATGAGAATCCTGATGCCATCTGTACCCGAGCCAGTAGACACAAAAGCATATATAGAGGTAACTACAGCTGATAAATACAAAGACGGCGATTGGCAAAAACCCATTCACCAATATCTGGAGATGGGAGAGTTTCCTAAAGGacgacccgagatcaacaaaaTTAAAAGCAAAGCAGCGGCACACGAACTACGAGACGGTGTTTTGTATAGGAAGTCCTACCTAGGGCCACTGTTAAGGTGCCTAAGAAAAGAAGACGGGAACTCAATACTGAATGAGCTGCATTATGGGGTCGCGGACAATCATAGCTCAGCTCGAAGCCTGGCAACCCGAGCTAAGACCATGGGATATTTTTGGCCCTACATGAACGAGGATACAAAGCACATGGCATTAATTTGCGATGAATgccaaaaatttggaaaaaagatACATGCGCCTGCAGTAACTCTGATCAACCCCTGGCCCTTTGCCAAGTGGGGGATCAATGTAGGACCCTTACATGTCGggtcggggcagagaaaataTTTGATCGTGGCTACTgactacttcaccaagtgggtagaAGATGCACCGCTAAGGCACATTAGGGATAAGGACATTTTTCGCTTCATATGGGAACACATTATCTGTCGTTTTGGCGTGCCAGCAGCAATCGTCTCGGACAATGGAAAACTACTCCAAGGCAAGAACATTGACCTATTTTTTAACACCTACAATATCCGAAAAGTAAGGCAATGA